The Cohnella abietis genome has a segment encoding these proteins:
- a CDS encoding response regulator transcription factor: MNTENILIIEDEDAIARILQLELQHEGYGVGRAADGRKGLEMATSGEWDLILLDVMLPELNGIEVLRRLRQNDALVPVILLTARDTVPDKVSGFEHGANDYITKPFAMEELLARVRNLLRIFKASREGESEDVIRIGDLSIELLTRKVYRKDHSIDLTPREFELLLYLARHKNGEKTRDEILSDVWGYEYIGDTNVVDVYIRYLRQKMDKGYRHKLLHTVRGVGYMLKEPDA; encoded by the coding sequence ATGAACACAGAGAATATATTGATTATAGAAGATGAAGATGCAATCGCAAGAATATTGCAGCTTGAATTACAGCATGAAGGTTATGGCGTAGGAAGAGCCGCAGATGGTCGCAAGGGGCTGGAGATGGCCACTTCAGGAGAGTGGGATCTTATTCTGCTTGATGTTATGCTACCTGAATTGAACGGAATTGAAGTGCTCAGACGTCTTCGACAGAACGATGCACTAGTTCCAGTTATTTTGCTGACGGCAAGGGACACGGTGCCAGATAAGGTTAGCGGCTTCGAACACGGAGCTAATGATTACATTACGAAGCCTTTCGCCATGGAAGAATTGCTGGCTAGGGTTAGGAATCTGCTACGAATATTTAAAGCATCCCGTGAAGGTGAAAGCGAGGACGTCATTCGAATTGGTGACTTGTCTATCGAGCTCTTAACGCGGAAAGTATACCGTAAGGACCATTCCATTGATCTGACTCCTAGAGAGTTTGAGCTGTTGCTCTATCTCGCACGTCATAAGAACGGCGAAAAGACCCGAGATGAAATATTGTCTGATGTATGGGGTTATGAATATATTGGCGACACGAATGTTGTTGACGTCTATATCCGTTACTTGCGCCAGAAGATGGACAAGGGGTACCGCCATAAGCTTCTGCACACAGTACGTGGAGTCGGTTATATGCTGAAGGAGCCAGATGCATGA
- a CDS encoding sensor histidine kinase, producing MTLRSRFTLFTVFWLIFILILYNIFVYFFVIRVTTRGELQLLSNKTDMVIENLRKQGMRGLEDPKLLRDLYNYNEMMRIVTSDVRIVNQIGSDEELLAIPPQIQNFFLSETRQINGQRVLYLSVPFFEQGNLIGTVEATRRLTVLDSYLQILVGALSVTSIGAIVFAIFGTYWFTSRLTGPIGQMVQTMREIDRSGKLYRVKLNGREESVELQQMVRAFNQMIDRLDRTIEHQKHFVADASHELKTPLTVISSYADMLKRWGRDNPEIRDEAIEAISKETERLQNLIRSMLTLAEAEQDEWLDVSRFDVASVVRELSEVLGKTFRRQIRVHFDGHAVQMKGDKEKIRQLLLILIDNAIKYSKEPIDVRIRLSKGGVKLEVTDYGIGVPESEIPYMFERFYRVDEARHRSTGGSGLGLSIAKKIVDIHEGNVEVFSKPGIGTTISIQLPRKL from the coding sequence ATGACCCTGAGATCTAGATTTACTTTATTTACCGTTTTTTGGCTCATATTTATTTTGATCCTCTACAACATTTTCGTCTATTTCTTTGTCATTCGCGTAACTACACGTGGTGAGCTTCAACTCCTATCCAATAAGACGGATATGGTCATCGAAAATTTGCGAAAGCAAGGGATGAGGGGATTAGAGGATCCAAAGCTCTTAAGGGATTTATACAACTACAACGAAATGATGAGAATAGTGACAAGTGATGTTCGCATCGTCAACCAGATTGGATCAGATGAGGAGCTTCTTGCTATTCCACCACAAATACAAAATTTCTTCCTATCCGAGACAAGGCAAATTAATGGTCAACGGGTATTGTATTTATCTGTGCCTTTTTTTGAGCAGGGGAATCTAATTGGAACAGTGGAAGCCACTCGTCGGTTGACTGTGTTGGATAGCTATTTGCAAATATTAGTCGGAGCCTTAAGTGTAACGAGCATCGGGGCTATTGTGTTCGCGATTTTCGGAACGTATTGGTTTACCTCTCGTCTTACAGGACCGATTGGTCAGATGGTACAGACGATGAGGGAAATCGATCGTAGCGGTAAGCTTTACAGGGTGAAGCTCAACGGCCGAGAGGAATCGGTCGAGCTTCAGCAGATGGTCAGGGCATTTAATCAGATGATTGATCGGCTAGATCGCACAATTGAGCATCAGAAGCATTTCGTCGCTGATGCTTCACATGAACTAAAGACGCCACTAACGGTTATTTCTAGCTATGCGGATATGCTGAAGCGTTGGGGAAGAGACAATCCTGAAATTCGTGATGAAGCCATCGAAGCAATTTCTAAAGAAACCGAGCGATTGCAAAACCTGATACGCTCTATGCTTACGCTAGCGGAAGCGGAGCAAGACGAATGGTTGGATGTTTCCCGATTCGATGTTGCAAGCGTCGTTAGGGAGCTATCTGAGGTGCTTGGGAAAACCTTCAGACGACAAATTCGGGTACATTTTGACGGTCACGCAGTTCAAATGAAAGGCGACAAGGAAAAGATTCGTCAATTGCTGCTTATACTAATTGATAATGCGATTAAATACAGCAAGGAGCCGATTGATGTTCGTATTCGGCTTTCCAAGGGTGGCGTTAAGCTGGAAGTAACCGATTATGGCATTGGGGTTCCTGAAAGTGAAATCCCCTATATGTTCGAGCGCTTTTATCGGGTCGATGAAGCTCGTCACCGTTCAACAGGGGGAAGTGGTCTTGGGCTTTCCATTGCTAAGAAAATCGTTGATATTCATGAAGGAAACGTAGAGGTATTTAGCAAGCCGGGGATTGGTACGACGATATCGATTCAATTGCCTCGCAAGCTTTAA
- a CDS encoding C40 family peptidase, whose translation MSFKNTLVRKVVGVSLCAVIGFTGITMGHTKQASAATSTSKADNIISLGKKYIGVKYRFGAPSGSTSAFDCSSFTQYIFGKYGVKLPRVSSTQATKGTKVAKANLKKGDLVFFKVARTGNKIGHVGVYVGDNKMLHTYGSPGVTYSSINTSYWKSNYVTARRVL comes from the coding sequence ATGAGCTTCAAAAACACACTTGTACGAAAAGTAGTCGGAGTCAGCCTATGCGCTGTTATTGGATTTACGGGAATAACTATGGGTCATACCAAGCAGGCTTCTGCCGCAACTAGCACTAGCAAAGCAGATAATATCATTTCACTAGGCAAAAAATACATAGGTGTGAAATACAGATTCGGTGCTCCTTCTGGCTCCACCTCTGCATTTGACTGCTCCAGCTTTACGCAATATATATTTGGCAAATATGGCGTGAAATTGCCGCGTGTATCGAGCACGCAAGCAACCAAAGGAACCAAAGTAGCAAAGGCTAATCTAAAAAAGGGTGATCTCGTCTTCTTTAAAGTCGCTCGTACCGGTAACAAAATCGGTCATGTTGGAGTTTATGTAGGTGACAACAAAATGCTGCATACCTACGGCTCTCCTGGTGTCACTTACTCATCCATTAACACATCTTATTGGAAATCTAATTATGTTACAGCTCGTCGCGTTCTGTAG
- a CDS encoding GNAT family N-acetyltransferase — MVHKQLKVSDGHRMLPLTIRNYDRRDFAKLIALQGLCFPPPFPSELWWNEAQLAEHTARFPDGALCAEVEGVIVGSMTALRTSVQDGENHTWASVTDNGYIRNHEPHGETLYVVDICIAPEYRKLGIGKWLMQSMYETVVHLNCSRLLGGGRMPGYYEFAGTLTPHEYVHLVSIGQKYDPVLTFLLKCGRLPIGIATNYIVDEQSNHYAALMEWRNPFMKERMEWNTSV, encoded by the coding sequence ATTGTGCATAAGCAGTTAAAAGTGTCGGACGGACATCGAATGCTGCCTCTGACAATAAGAAACTATGATAGGAGGGATTTCGCGAAATTAATTGCTTTGCAGGGGCTGTGCTTTCCTCCGCCATTTCCTTCTGAGCTCTGGTGGAACGAAGCGCAATTAGCTGAGCATACAGCAAGATTTCCCGATGGGGCGCTCTGCGCCGAGGTTGAGGGAGTAATCGTTGGTTCTATGACAGCTCTAAGAACCTCTGTCCAGGATGGAGAAAATCATACTTGGGCATCAGTCACCGATAACGGATATATACGCAATCATGAGCCTCATGGAGAGACTTTATATGTAGTAGATATTTGCATAGCACCAGAGTACCGTAAGCTTGGGATTGGTAAATGGCTAATGCAATCCATGTATGAGACTGTAGTTCATTTGAACTGCTCGAGATTACTTGGAGGAGGTCGTATGCCTGGCTATTATGAATTTGCTGGGACATTAACCCCACACGAATATGTACATCTTGTTTCAATTGGACAAAAATATGACCCTGTCCTCACTTTTCTGTTAAAATGTGGTAGGTTACCAATTGGTATAGCGACCAATTATATAGTGGATGAGCAATCCAATCATTATGCGGCATTAATGGAGTGGCGAAACCCTTTCATGAAGGAGAGAATGGAATGGAATACATCCGTGTAA
- a CDS encoding GNAT family N-acetyltransferase — protein MEYIRVKSIEDPYFAAMHKLMSSIFPPEEVLEFGLWKEPIEDPDIHVYVAIHNGNVVGATEYRYYPKLRVAMTDFTIIGSMGLGIGRFLYVQRKLDLQRLQKESGTESIGMFAEIYRPHAVSSFKFGNVLPMHPAVRREVLSHLGYQKLDFTYVHPSWDNEGKAVTELDLGFFPTDENLPSLPSGLVAQFLREYYAALPNKPKEWQEMIDHIERQSEILLLPL, from the coding sequence ATGGAATACATCCGTGTAAAATCAATTGAGGATCCTTATTTTGCAGCTATGCATAAACTAATGAGCAGTATCTTTCCGCCAGAGGAAGTGCTGGAGTTTGGCTTGTGGAAGGAGCCAATCGAGGATCCTGACATTCACGTATATGTGGCCATACATAATGGGAATGTCGTAGGTGCAACCGAGTATCGCTATTACCCGAAGCTACGCGTTGCTATGACTGATTTCACAATTATTGGATCTATGGGACTCGGGATCGGTCGATTCCTCTATGTTCAGCGTAAGCTAGATTTGCAGAGGCTTCAGAAGGAAAGTGGTACGGAGTCGATAGGAATGTTTGCCGAAATATATAGGCCTCATGCAGTCTCATCTTTCAAATTCGGCAATGTACTTCCTATGCATCCGGCTGTAAGAAGAGAGGTGCTTTCGCATCTTGGCTATCAGAAGCTCGATTTCACTTATGTGCATCCTTCATGGGATAACGAAGGAAAAGCGGTAACAGAGCTCGATTTAGGTTTTTTCCCTACGGATGAAAATTTGCCTTCGCTTCCTTCTGGTTTAGTTGCACAATTCCTGCGGGAATATTATGCTGCACTTCCTAACAAGCCTAAGGAATGGCAGGAAATGATTGACCATATAGAGAGACAATCCGAAATTTTATTGTTGCCATTGTAA
- a CDS encoding MBL fold metallo-hydrolase, whose amino-acid sequence MRITFLGNGDSMGTPRVYCNCSVCEEARTSGGNIRLRSSLWLEEEGQPPLLLDCGPDWRAQMELLGIRQCQLGLMTHAHFDHIGGLTEWADACRWRLETADIHAPRDVLNDIRARFPWIERQLTMIPNDDGMSYGSWRITPWKVNHGKNGFSYAYLFENEVTGVKWAYCSDSISLTDGQKAPLAGLALMVLGTSYVEEQYPMDTRSVYDMKEGLQLADEVKPNSVIFTHLSHDVDVNTDYSLPAHVKLASTGMQVHI is encoded by the coding sequence ATGCGTATCACTTTCCTTGGTAATGGTGACTCGATGGGGACGCCTAGAGTCTACTGCAATTGCTCAGTATGTGAAGAAGCCCGTACTTCAGGGGGCAACATACGTTTACGGTCATCCTTATGGTTAGAGGAAGAGGGGCAACCTCCCCTATTGTTAGACTGTGGTCCAGATTGGCGGGCTCAGATGGAGCTGTTAGGCATCCGCCAGTGCCAATTAGGGTTGATGACACATGCACATTTTGATCATATTGGTGGTTTAACTGAATGGGCAGACGCTTGCAGATGGCGATTAGAAACCGCGGACATTCATGCTCCTCGGGACGTTCTAAATGATATACGTGCTAGGTTTCCTTGGATTGAGCGACAGCTGACGATGATTCCAAATGATGACGGCATGAGCTATGGAAGCTGGCGGATAACCCCATGGAAGGTTAATCACGGTAAAAACGGCTTTTCCTACGCTTATCTATTTGAGAATGAGGTTACCGGTGTGAAGTGGGCTTATTGCTCAGACTCCATTAGTTTAACGGATGGCCAAAAAGCACCTTTAGCCGGATTAGCGCTAATGGTGCTTGGCACGAGCTATGTTGAGGAGCAGTATCCGATGGATACGCGATCTGTATATGATATGAAAGAGGGGCTGCAGCTTGCGGACGAGGTTAAACCAAACTCCGTCATCTTCACCCATCTGTCACACGATGTTGATGTCAATACAGATTACAGCCTGCCAGCTCATGTGAAGCTTGCGTCCACAGGGATGCAAGTCCATATTTAG
- a CDS encoding thiamine diphosphokinase: protein MSNQHYKRAIIFSGGTLGEWALDQLSPDDYLIGADRGAEFIIENGYVPQLALGDFDSVTPDQMQRISNVAEELLSCDPIHKDWTDTELALREAVKRGFKDIILVGALGTRFDHSLGNVHLLRHALEHKANLTIIDANNEISLCTEYHRLEANPRYPYTSLLPLSPEVTGITLEGFRYPLHNATLKLGWSLGISNVLEEPTGTITISTGLLLVIRSSD, encoded by the coding sequence ATGTCTAACCAGCATTACAAACGCGCGATTATTTTCTCAGGTGGAACTTTGGGAGAATGGGCATTAGATCAGCTTTCTCCGGATGATTACCTCATCGGTGCAGATAGAGGGGCTGAATTTATTATCGAAAATGGTTATGTACCTCAGCTCGCGCTCGGTGACTTTGATTCTGTTACTCCAGATCAAATGCAGCGTATATCCAATGTCGCCGAAGAGCTATTAAGCTGTGATCCCATACATAAAGATTGGACTGATACAGAGCTTGCGCTTCGAGAAGCCGTAAAGAGAGGCTTTAAAGACATTATTCTAGTGGGAGCTCTTGGGACACGCTTCGACCATAGCCTAGGCAATGTTCATTTACTTAGACATGCCCTTGAGCACAAGGCTAATCTTACAATAATAGATGCCAATAACGAGATCAGTCTTTGCACGGAATACCATCGGTTAGAAGCAAATCCTCGTTATCCTTACACTTCATTGTTACCACTCTCTCCCGAAGTGACTGGAATTACGTTAGAAGGTTTTCGCTATCCTTTACATAACGCTACATTGAAGCTCGGCTGGTCCCTTGGCATAAGTAACGTTCTTGAAGAGCCTACCGGAACAATTACAATCTCAACAGGCTTGCTGCTGGTCATTCGTAGCAGTGACTAA
- a CDS encoding trimeric intracellular cation channel family protein — protein sequence MEWEFHVFSIIGTIAFAVSGAIVAMEEEYDILGVFVLGLVTAFGGGVIRNLLIGVPVTTLWSQGLFLKTAVIAILIVFLLPIKWIHHWKRSEAFFDAIGLAAFAIQGASYAIKAQLPLSAVMVAAMLTGIGGGMIRDIMAGRKPLVLRDEIYAMWAIGAGLAIGIGNLQKPWELFSLFLLVVLFRMLSVYYKWKLPRRTLRAAAERNNAGGQS from the coding sequence TTGGAGTGGGAATTTCATGTCTTTAGTATTATCGGTACGATTGCTTTTGCGGTCAGTGGAGCAATAGTAGCCATGGAAGAGGAATACGATATTTTGGGCGTATTCGTATTGGGGCTTGTTACCGCTTTTGGAGGCGGGGTTATTCGTAATTTGCTTATTGGAGTTCCCGTTACAACATTATGGAGCCAAGGTTTATTTCTCAAAACAGCTGTAATTGCCATTCTTATCGTATTCCTATTGCCGATCAAGTGGATTCATCATTGGAAAAGGAGCGAGGCGTTCTTCGATGCCATTGGACTTGCTGCCTTCGCTATTCAAGGGGCATCCTATGCCATTAAAGCTCAGCTTCCTTTAAGCGCAGTCATGGTTGCGGCCATGCTGACGGGAATCGGAGGCGGGATGATCAGAGACATTATGGCTGGACGAAAGCCGCTTGTGCTCCGAGATGAAATCTATGCGATGTGGGCTATCGGTGCAGGTCTCGCTATAGGGATTGGGAATCTTCAGAAGCCGTGGGAGCTCTTCTCACTATTCTTGTTGGTCGTATTGTTTAGAATGTTATCCGTATATTATAAATGGAAGCTTCCCCGTCGCACGCTACGAGCTGCGGCTGAGCGGAATAATGCAGGAGGTCAGTCATGA